The Salvia miltiorrhiza cultivar Shanhuang (shh) unplaced genomic scaffold, IMPLAD_Smil_shh original_scaffold_302, whole genome shotgun sequence genome window below encodes:
- the LOC131003970 gene encoding histone acetyltransferase HAC1-like isoform X1 yields the protein MNLQTHHSGQFSGQVPNQAGTMLPGLPQQNGNPMPNQMQNPSMHRSVQNTDHEYMKTRRYMQEKIWEFLMQRRQQSHEVSQKKMLDLVKRLEEALFKSATTTDEYLNLATLESRLHVLIKRLPMSNHNQQFSHANSSPSIGTMIPTPGLQQSGNSNINGTQSVDSSLIVNNNSNTIGPSSVNSGNYMLHGNGSSSHVHGGTFSSSDGALSGGYQQSSSAFSVNSGGNSMVTSMGAQRMASQMMPTPGFNNSNSSEVNNNANNQSFMNMESSNNVGAFQAGESSIISQPMQQKQRIIGQNSRILHNIGGHMGGGIRSTLQQKSYGLSNGPLNGGLGMMGNNMSMMNGPGTTEGYLSGTVYGNSNKPMHQNFDQQQRPVMQGDGYGINASEASGSGNLYSSVGSMMNNQSLNAVSMQSMPKSNSPMMINSQSHVHSVQQATTTVKPQPIDQSEKMNFQAQYSIRENLAQPHQHQQLQQQSHQFQRQQLVQNQVQQKLNQNQLVLKNETFGQSHLSTNMYSEAKPGHGSENRDEGIQSQGSDPFHFSDIHSQFQHNSMEDQSRSQMLSHQSGPQDVTSSLTQSSDQMQQFLHPQQFPNSESDFGGPPGGIQPDAALHGQWYSNSQDVSHVSGRLTQDQNVQDEFQNRLVGQDVAQLNNLSSEESIIGQSDASRSAEPPSASNAMRRSNNLNRERQFKNQQRWLLFLRHARRCPAPEGKCQESNCLTVQKLLKHMEHCNVFQCPYPRCCATRVLLNHHRRCRDASCPVCVPVKSYVQQAQMKAFARAEINSRQPNSVNGSGKSYDAAEAGVRPMPKMSPVIPETPEDLQPAIKRMKSEQAPQPVVSETGTPVALPFAVNESPIQDAQHPEQYHDSHIHVKHESTQVKMEIPGSLGQLNSKNIEMKRDNLDDKYVQKPAKPEGDTIASKNPVGYGTHEVVKSEKEMGLAKMENPPLPSESTSKSGKPKIKGVSLTELFTPEQVRQHIAGLRRWVGQSKAKAEKNQAMEHSMSENSCQLCAVEKLTFEPPPIYCTPCGARIKRNAMYYTIGAGETRHFFCIPCYNEARGDTVVVDGTTIPKARMEKKKNDEETEEWWVQCDKCEAWQHQICALFNGRRNDGGQAEYTCPNCYMEEVERGERVPLPQSAVLGAKDLPRTILSDHMEQRLFTKLKQERQDRARAQGKSYDEIPGAESLVVRVVSSVDKKLEVKPRFLEIFQEDNFPMEFPYKSKVILLFQKIEGVEVCLFGMYVQEFGSECQQPNHRRVYLSYLDSVKYFRPDVKAVTGEALRTYVYHEILIGYLDYCKKRGFTSCYIWACPPLKGEDYILYCHPEIQKTPKSDKLREWYLAMLRKAAKENIVVELTNLYDHFFVTTAECRAKVTASRLPYFDGDYWPGAAEDIIFQLQQDEDGRKQHKKGTLKKTITKRALKASGQTDLSGNASKDLMLMHKLGETILPMKEDFIMVHLQRACSHCCILMFSGKSWACRQCKNFQLCERCYDLERKRDDRERHPINQKDKHLLYPVEINGVPDDTKDQDEILESEFFDTRQAFLSLCQGNHYQYDTLRRAKHSSMMVLYHLHNPTAPAFVTTCNVCHLDIETGQGWRCETCPDYDVCNQCYSKDGGIDHPHVLTNHPSNDRDAQNKEARQLRVTQLRKMLDLLVHASQCRSPHCQYPNCRKVKGLFRHGMLCKVRASGGCVLCKKMWYLLQLHARACKESECNVPRCRDLKEHMRRLQQQSDSRRRAAVMEMMRQRAAEVASSS from the exons ATGAATCTGCAAACGCACCATTCTGGGCAGTTCTCAGGGCAGGTACCAAACCAAGCTGGTACCATGTTGCCTGGGCTACCACAGCAAAATGGAAATCCTATGCCTAACCAGATGCAAAATCCGAGTATGCATCGGAGTGTTCAGAATACAGATCATGAATATATGAAAACACGCCGATATATGCAGGAAAAGAT ATGGGAATTTCTTATGCAGCGACGTCAACAATCTCATGAGGTGTCCCAAAAGAAAATGCTCGATTTAGTTAAACGTTTAGAAGAGGCTTTGTTCAAGAGTGCCACGACAACG GATGAGTACTTGAACCTAGCAACATTGGAAAGCCGTCTCCATGTTCTGATTAAACGACTGCCTATGAGTAATCACAACCAGCAGTTCTCTCATGCTAATTCTTCTCCTTCTATTGGCACAATGATTCCAACTCCTGGATTGCAGCAAAGTGGAAATTCTAACATAAATGGGACTCAATCTGTAGATAGCTCACTTATAGTTAACAATAACTCCAACACGATTGGACCCAGCAGTGTCAATTCTGGGAACTACATGCTGCATGGAAATGGATCTTCGAGCCATGTCCATGGTGGTACTTTTAGTTCATCTGATG GAGCCTTGTCCGGTGGATATCAACAGTCATCTTCTGCTTTCTCTGTCAATTCTGGGGGAAATAGCATGGTGACATCCATGGGTGCTCAGAGGATGGCCAGTCAAATGATGCCTACTCCTGGATTTAATAATTCCAACTCTAGTGAAGTGAATAACAATGCTAATAACCAGTCGTTCATGAATATGGAGTCATCCAATAACGTTGGTGCATTTCAAGCTGGTGAATCTTCTATTATATCGCAGCCCATGCAGCAGAAGCAGCGCATTATTGGTCAAAATAGTCGTATCCTACATAATATTGGGGGCCACATGGGTGGTGGAATTAGATCTACACTGCAGCAGAAGTCTTATGGGTTATCAAATGGGCCTTTAAATGGGGGGCTGGGCATGATGGGTAACAATATGTCCATGATGAATGGTCCTGGAACAACTGAGGGCTACTTATCAGGGACCGTATATGGAAACTCCAACAAGCCCATGCATCAAAATTTTGACCAACAGCAGCGACCAGTAATGCAGG GTGATGGATATGGAATTAATGCTTCTGAGGCTTCAGGGTCGGGAAACTTGTATTCATCAGTTGGATCAATGATGAACAATCAGAGCTTGAATGCTGTATCTATGCAGTCGATGCCAAAGTCAAACTCTCCTATGATGATTAATAGTCAGTCGCATGTACACTCTGTGCAACAAGCGACGACAACAGTGAAACCTCAACCAATTGATCAATCGGAGAAAATGAATTTTCAGGCACAGTATTCAATTAGAGAAAATCTTGCGCAACCTCATCAACATCAACAATTACAACAACAGTCTCATCAATTTCAGCGCCAGCAACTTGTCCAGAATCAGGTCCAACAAAAGCTAAATCAGAACCAGCTTGTGTTAAAGAATGAAACTTTTGGTCAATCTCACCTATCGACGAATATGTATTCAGAGGCAAAGCCGGGGCATGGGTCAGAGAATCGTGATGAAGGTATACAATCACAAGGCTCTGACCCCTTCCATTTCTCTGATATACACAGTCAGTTCCAACATAACTCTATGGAAGACCAATCTAGAAGTCAGATGCTGTCCCATCAATCTGGTCCACAGGATGTGACTTCATCACTAACTCAATCTTCTGATCAGATGCAACAGTTTTTGCATCCACAACAATTTCCTAACTCAGAAAGTGATTTTGGTGGTCCTCCTGGTGGAATTCAACCAGACGCAGCCTTGCATGGTCAATGGTATTCCAATTCTCAAGATGTGTCTCATGTATCAGGGAGACTCACACAGGATCAAAATGTGCAAGATGAATTCCAAAATAGATTAGTAGGCCAAGATGTAgctcaattaaataatttatcgtCTGAAGAATCGATAATTGGTCAATCAGATGCTTCTAGATCAGCAGAACCTCCGAGTGCGAGTAACGCTATGCGCCGATCTAATAACCTCAATCGTGAACGACAGTTCAAGAACCAACAGCGGTGGCTCTTGTTTCTGCGACATGCTCGTCGATGTCCTGCTCCAGAAGGCAAATGCCAAGAGTCTAACTGCTTGACAGTTCAAAAGCTATTGAAACATATGGAACATTGCAATGTATTTCAGTGTCCATATCCACGTTGTTGTGCTACTAGAGTTTTACTCAATCATCATAGACGCTGTCGTGATGCAAGCTGCCCTGTCTGTGTTCCTGTGAAGAGTTATGTGCAACAGGCGCAAATGAAGGCATTTGCTCGTGCTGAGATCAATTCTCGGCAGCCTAATTCTGTCAATGGTTCCGGTAAATCATATGATGCTGCAGAAGCAGGTGTAAGGCCAATGCCTAAGATGAGCCCTGTGATTCCTGAAACTCCCGAAGATCTACAACCTGCCATTAAACGCATGAAAAGTGAACAAGCTCCACAGCCTGTAGTCTCTGAAACTGGAACTCCTGTTGCACTGCCTTTTGCTGTAAATGAATCTCCCATTCAAGACGCACAGCATCCTGAACAGTATCATGATTCTCATATTCATGTGAAGCATGAAAGTACTCAAGTAAAAATGGAAATTCCTGGAAGTCTCGGACAGTTGAATTCCAAGAATATCGAAATGAAAAGGGATAATTTGGATGATAAGTACGTCCAAAAGCCCGCAAAACCTGAAGGAGATACTATTGCATCGAAAAATCCTGTTGGATATGGTACGCATGAGGTTGTTAAGAGTGAAAAGGAAATGGGACTGGCTAAGATGGAAAATCCACCATTACCTTCCGAGAGTACATCCAAGTCTGGGAAGCCAAAAATTAAGGGAGTATCATTGACAGAGTTATTCACCCCTGAACAAGTCCGGCAACATATTGCAGGTCTTAGACGTTGGGTTGGCCAG AGCAAAGCAAAAGCAGAAAAGAACCAGGCAATGGAGCATTCCATGAGTGAAAATTCTTGCCAGTTGTGTGCAGTTGAGAAGCTTACCTTTGAACCACCCCCTATCTATTGTACACCCTGTGGTGCTCGCATTAAAAGGAATGCTATGTATTATACCATCGGTGCTGGGGAAACTCGTCATTTCTTTTGCATCCCATGCTATAATGAAGCCCGTGGAGACACAGTTGTGGTTGATGGGACTACTATTCCAAAGGCAAGGatggagaaaaagaaaaatgatgagGAAACTGAAGAATGG TGGGTTCAATGTGACAAGTGTGAAGCTTGGCAGCATCAGATCTGTGCATTATTCAACGGTAGAAGAAACGATGGCGGACAAGCTGAATATACTTGTCCAAATTGTTATAtggaagaagttgaaagaggaGAACGTGTGCCATTACCGCAGAGTGCTGTTCTAGGAGCAAAAGATTTGCCTAGAACAATTTTGAGTGATCACATGGAGCAGCGATTATTTACAAAGCTGAAGCAAGAAAGGCAGGATAGAGCAAGGGCTCAAGGGAAAAGTTATGATGAG ATCCCAGGAGCAGAATCACTTGTGGTTAGAGTGGTGTCATCAGTGGACAAGAAGTTGGAAGTTAAACCAAGATTTCTTGAAATTTTCCAGGAGGACAATTTTCCAATGGAGTTCCCATATAAGTCTAAG gttatattattatttcaaaaaattgaaGGTGTTGAAGTATGCCTGTTTGGCATGTATGTTCAAGAATTTGGATCAGAGTGTCAACAACCCAATCACCGCCGGGTCTACCTTTCTTACTTGGATTCTGTTAAGTATTTCAGGCCAGATGTCAAGGCAGTGACTGGAGAGGCTCTTCGGACATATGTGTACCATGAAATTCTG ATTGGATACTTGGATTATTGTAAGAAGCGTGGTTTCACTAGCTGCTATATTTGGGCTTGCCCTCCGTTAAAGGGAGAAGACTACATTTTGTATTGCCATCCAGAAATTCAGAAGACACCAAAATCTGATAAACTTCGGGAATG GTACCTGGCCATGTTGAGGAAAGCTGCAAAGGAAAATATAGTGGTCGAACTTACTAATCTGTACGATCATTTCTTTGTCACCACTGCTGAATGTAGAGCAAAGGTAACTGCATCTAGATTGCCATACTTCGATGGGGATTATTGGCCTGGTGCTGCAGAGGACATCATCTTCCAATTGCAACAAGACGAGGATGGGAGAAAACAGCATAAGAAGGGTActttaaaaaaaactattacCAAAAGAGCTCTCAAAGCATCCGGCCAAACCGATCTATCTGGCAATGCATCGAAGGATCTGATGTTGATGCATAAA CTGGGCGAGACAATACTTCCAATGAAGGAAGACTTTATCATGGTTCACTTGCAGCGTGCATGCTCACATTGCTGCATTCTGATGTTTTCGGGAAAAAGTTGGGCTTGCAGACAGTGCAAGAATTTTCAGCTTTGTGAGAG GTGCTATGATCTTGAGAGGAAGCGCGACGACAGAGAGAGACACCCTATCAATCAAAAGGACAAGCATTTACTATATCCC GTTGAAATCAACGGTGTCCCCGATGATACCAAAGACCAAGATGAGATTCTTGAGAGTGAATTTTTTGACACGAGACAGGCTTTCCTTAGCCTTTGTCAAGGAAACCATTATCAGTATGATACCCTTCGCCGAGCTAAGCATTCCTCGATGATGGTCCTTTATCACCTCCACAATCCTACTGCTCCAGCTTTCGTGACAACATGTAATGTATGTCACCTTGATATTGAAACTGGGCAAGGTTGGCGCTGCGAGACATGCCCCGACTATGATGTATGCAATCAATGTTATTCGAAGGATGGGGGAATCGATCATCCTCATGTATTGACAAATCATCCGTCTAATGACCGTGATGCACAGAACAAAGAGGCCCGGCAGTTGAGAGTAACACAG TTGAGGAAGATGCTCGATCTCTTGGTGCACGCCTCTCAATGTCGTTCCCCGCACTGCCAATATCCAAACTGTCGCAAGGTGAAGGGACTTTTCCGACACGGTATGCTCTGCAAGGTACGCGCTTCGGGAGGTTGTGTGCTGTGCAAGAAAATGTGGTATCTCCTTCAGCTTCACGCCCGGGCATGCAAAGAATCCGAATGCAACGTACCACGATGCAG AGACTTGAAGGAGCATATGAGAAGGTTGCAACAGCAGTCCGATTCTCGACGAAGGGCTGCCGTGATGGAAATGATGAGGCAACGCGCAGCAGAGGTCGCCAGCAGTTCTTGA
- the LOC131003970 gene encoding histone acetyltransferase HAC1-like isoform X2, with product MNLQTHHSGQFSGQVPNQAGTMLPGLPQQNGNPMPNQMQNPSMHRSVQNTDHEYMKTRRYMQEKIWEFLMQRRQQSHEVSQKKMLDLVKRLEEALFKSATTTDEYLNLATLESRLHVLIKRLPMSNHNQQFSHANSSPSIGTMIPTPGLQQSGNSNINGTQSVDSSLIVNNNSNTIGPSSVNSGNYMLHGNGSSSHVHGALSGGYQQSSSAFSVNSGGNSMVTSMGAQRMASQMMPTPGFNNSNSSEVNNNANNQSFMNMESSNNVGAFQAGESSIISQPMQQKQRIIGQNSRILHNIGGHMGGGIRSTLQQKSYGLSNGPLNGGLGMMGNNMSMMNGPGTTEGYLSGTVYGNSNKPMHQNFDQQQRPVMQGDGYGINASEASGSGNLYSSVGSMMNNQSLNAVSMQSMPKSNSPMMINSQSHVHSVQQATTTVKPQPIDQSEKMNFQAQYSIRENLAQPHQHQQLQQQSHQFQRQQLVQNQVQQKLNQNQLVLKNETFGQSHLSTNMYSEAKPGHGSENRDEGIQSQGSDPFHFSDIHSQFQHNSMEDQSRSQMLSHQSGPQDVTSSLTQSSDQMQQFLHPQQFPNSESDFGGPPGGIQPDAALHGQWYSNSQDVSHVSGRLTQDQNVQDEFQNRLVGQDVAQLNNLSSEESIIGQSDASRSAEPPSASNAMRRSNNLNRERQFKNQQRWLLFLRHARRCPAPEGKCQESNCLTVQKLLKHMEHCNVFQCPYPRCCATRVLLNHHRRCRDASCPVCVPVKSYVQQAQMKAFARAEINSRQPNSVNGSGKSYDAAEAGVRPMPKMSPVIPETPEDLQPAIKRMKSEQAPQPVVSETGTPVALPFAVNESPIQDAQHPEQYHDSHIHVKHESTQVKMEIPGSLGQLNSKNIEMKRDNLDDKYVQKPAKPEGDTIASKNPVGYGTHEVVKSEKEMGLAKMENPPLPSESTSKSGKPKIKGVSLTELFTPEQVRQHIAGLRRWVGQSKAKAEKNQAMEHSMSENSCQLCAVEKLTFEPPPIYCTPCGARIKRNAMYYTIGAGETRHFFCIPCYNEARGDTVVVDGTTIPKARMEKKKNDEETEEWWVQCDKCEAWQHQICALFNGRRNDGGQAEYTCPNCYMEEVERGERVPLPQSAVLGAKDLPRTILSDHMEQRLFTKLKQERQDRARAQGKSYDEIPGAESLVVRVVSSVDKKLEVKPRFLEIFQEDNFPMEFPYKSKVILLFQKIEGVEVCLFGMYVQEFGSECQQPNHRRVYLSYLDSVKYFRPDVKAVTGEALRTYVYHEILIGYLDYCKKRGFTSCYIWACPPLKGEDYILYCHPEIQKTPKSDKLREWYLAMLRKAAKENIVVELTNLYDHFFVTTAECRAKVTASRLPYFDGDYWPGAAEDIIFQLQQDEDGRKQHKKGTLKKTITKRALKASGQTDLSGNASKDLMLMHKLGETILPMKEDFIMVHLQRACSHCCILMFSGKSWACRQCKNFQLCERCYDLERKRDDRERHPINQKDKHLLYPVEINGVPDDTKDQDEILESEFFDTRQAFLSLCQGNHYQYDTLRRAKHSSMMVLYHLHNPTAPAFVTTCNVCHLDIETGQGWRCETCPDYDVCNQCYSKDGGIDHPHVLTNHPSNDRDAQNKEARQLRVTQLRKMLDLLVHASQCRSPHCQYPNCRKVKGLFRHGMLCKVRASGGCVLCKKMWYLLQLHARACKESECNVPRCRDLKEHMRRLQQQSDSRRRAAVMEMMRQRAAEVASSS from the exons ATGAATCTGCAAACGCACCATTCTGGGCAGTTCTCAGGGCAGGTACCAAACCAAGCTGGTACCATGTTGCCTGGGCTACCACAGCAAAATGGAAATCCTATGCCTAACCAGATGCAAAATCCGAGTATGCATCGGAGTGTTCAGAATACAGATCATGAATATATGAAAACACGCCGATATATGCAGGAAAAGAT ATGGGAATTTCTTATGCAGCGACGTCAACAATCTCATGAGGTGTCCCAAAAGAAAATGCTCGATTTAGTTAAACGTTTAGAAGAGGCTTTGTTCAAGAGTGCCACGACAACG GATGAGTACTTGAACCTAGCAACATTGGAAAGCCGTCTCCATGTTCTGATTAAACGACTGCCTATGAGTAATCACAACCAGCAGTTCTCTCATGCTAATTCTTCTCCTTCTATTGGCACAATGATTCCAACTCCTGGATTGCAGCAAAGTGGAAATTCTAACATAAATGGGACTCAATCTGTAGATAGCTCACTTATAGTTAACAATAACTCCAACACGATTGGACCCAGCAGTGTCAATTCTGGGAACTACATGCTGCATGGAAATGGATCTTCGAGCCATGTCCATG GAGCCTTGTCCGGTGGATATCAACAGTCATCTTCTGCTTTCTCTGTCAATTCTGGGGGAAATAGCATGGTGACATCCATGGGTGCTCAGAGGATGGCCAGTCAAATGATGCCTACTCCTGGATTTAATAATTCCAACTCTAGTGAAGTGAATAACAATGCTAATAACCAGTCGTTCATGAATATGGAGTCATCCAATAACGTTGGTGCATTTCAAGCTGGTGAATCTTCTATTATATCGCAGCCCATGCAGCAGAAGCAGCGCATTATTGGTCAAAATAGTCGTATCCTACATAATATTGGGGGCCACATGGGTGGTGGAATTAGATCTACACTGCAGCAGAAGTCTTATGGGTTATCAAATGGGCCTTTAAATGGGGGGCTGGGCATGATGGGTAACAATATGTCCATGATGAATGGTCCTGGAACAACTGAGGGCTACTTATCAGGGACCGTATATGGAAACTCCAACAAGCCCATGCATCAAAATTTTGACCAACAGCAGCGACCAGTAATGCAGG GTGATGGATATGGAATTAATGCTTCTGAGGCTTCAGGGTCGGGAAACTTGTATTCATCAGTTGGATCAATGATGAACAATCAGAGCTTGAATGCTGTATCTATGCAGTCGATGCCAAAGTCAAACTCTCCTATGATGATTAATAGTCAGTCGCATGTACACTCTGTGCAACAAGCGACGACAACAGTGAAACCTCAACCAATTGATCAATCGGAGAAAATGAATTTTCAGGCACAGTATTCAATTAGAGAAAATCTTGCGCAACCTCATCAACATCAACAATTACAACAACAGTCTCATCAATTTCAGCGCCAGCAACTTGTCCAGAATCAGGTCCAACAAAAGCTAAATCAGAACCAGCTTGTGTTAAAGAATGAAACTTTTGGTCAATCTCACCTATCGACGAATATGTATTCAGAGGCAAAGCCGGGGCATGGGTCAGAGAATCGTGATGAAGGTATACAATCACAAGGCTCTGACCCCTTCCATTTCTCTGATATACACAGTCAGTTCCAACATAACTCTATGGAAGACCAATCTAGAAGTCAGATGCTGTCCCATCAATCTGGTCCACAGGATGTGACTTCATCACTAACTCAATCTTCTGATCAGATGCAACAGTTTTTGCATCCACAACAATTTCCTAACTCAGAAAGTGATTTTGGTGGTCCTCCTGGTGGAATTCAACCAGACGCAGCCTTGCATGGTCAATGGTATTCCAATTCTCAAGATGTGTCTCATGTATCAGGGAGACTCACACAGGATCAAAATGTGCAAGATGAATTCCAAAATAGATTAGTAGGCCAAGATGTAgctcaattaaataatttatcgtCTGAAGAATCGATAATTGGTCAATCAGATGCTTCTAGATCAGCAGAACCTCCGAGTGCGAGTAACGCTATGCGCCGATCTAATAACCTCAATCGTGAACGACAGTTCAAGAACCAACAGCGGTGGCTCTTGTTTCTGCGACATGCTCGTCGATGTCCTGCTCCAGAAGGCAAATGCCAAGAGTCTAACTGCTTGACAGTTCAAAAGCTATTGAAACATATGGAACATTGCAATGTATTTCAGTGTCCATATCCACGTTGTTGTGCTACTAGAGTTTTACTCAATCATCATAGACGCTGTCGTGATGCAAGCTGCCCTGTCTGTGTTCCTGTGAAGAGTTATGTGCAACAGGCGCAAATGAAGGCATTTGCTCGTGCTGAGATCAATTCTCGGCAGCCTAATTCTGTCAATGGTTCCGGTAAATCATATGATGCTGCAGAAGCAGGTGTAAGGCCAATGCCTAAGATGAGCCCTGTGATTCCTGAAACTCCCGAAGATCTACAACCTGCCATTAAACGCATGAAAAGTGAACAAGCTCCACAGCCTGTAGTCTCTGAAACTGGAACTCCTGTTGCACTGCCTTTTGCTGTAAATGAATCTCCCATTCAAGACGCACAGCATCCTGAACAGTATCATGATTCTCATATTCATGTGAAGCATGAAAGTACTCAAGTAAAAATGGAAATTCCTGGAAGTCTCGGACAGTTGAATTCCAAGAATATCGAAATGAAAAGGGATAATTTGGATGATAAGTACGTCCAAAAGCCCGCAAAACCTGAAGGAGATACTATTGCATCGAAAAATCCTGTTGGATATGGTACGCATGAGGTTGTTAAGAGTGAAAAGGAAATGGGACTGGCTAAGATGGAAAATCCACCATTACCTTCCGAGAGTACATCCAAGTCTGGGAAGCCAAAAATTAAGGGAGTATCATTGACAGAGTTATTCACCCCTGAACAAGTCCGGCAACATATTGCAGGTCTTAGACGTTGGGTTGGCCAG AGCAAAGCAAAAGCAGAAAAGAACCAGGCAATGGAGCATTCCATGAGTGAAAATTCTTGCCAGTTGTGTGCAGTTGAGAAGCTTACCTTTGAACCACCCCCTATCTATTGTACACCCTGTGGTGCTCGCATTAAAAGGAATGCTATGTATTATACCATCGGTGCTGGGGAAACTCGTCATTTCTTTTGCATCCCATGCTATAATGAAGCCCGTGGAGACACAGTTGTGGTTGATGGGACTACTATTCCAAAGGCAAGGatggagaaaaagaaaaatgatgagGAAACTGAAGAATGG TGGGTTCAATGTGACAAGTGTGAAGCTTGGCAGCATCAGATCTGTGCATTATTCAACGGTAGAAGAAACGATGGCGGACAAGCTGAATATACTTGTCCAAATTGTTATAtggaagaagttgaaagaggaGAACGTGTGCCATTACCGCAGAGTGCTGTTCTAGGAGCAAAAGATTTGCCTAGAACAATTTTGAGTGATCACATGGAGCAGCGATTATTTACAAAGCTGAAGCAAGAAAGGCAGGATAGAGCAAGGGCTCAAGGGAAAAGTTATGATGAG ATCCCAGGAGCAGAATCACTTGTGGTTAGAGTGGTGTCATCAGTGGACAAGAAGTTGGAAGTTAAACCAAGATTTCTTGAAATTTTCCAGGAGGACAATTTTCCAATGGAGTTCCCATATAAGTCTAAG gttatattattatttcaaaaaattgaaGGTGTTGAAGTATGCCTGTTTGGCATGTATGTTCAAGAATTTGGATCAGAGTGTCAACAACCCAATCACCGCCGGGTCTACCTTTCTTACTTGGATTCTGTTAAGTATTTCAGGCCAGATGTCAAGGCAGTGACTGGAGAGGCTCTTCGGACATATGTGTACCATGAAATTCTG ATTGGATACTTGGATTATTGTAAGAAGCGTGGTTTCACTAGCTGCTATATTTGGGCTTGCCCTCCGTTAAAGGGAGAAGACTACATTTTGTATTGCCATCCAGAAATTCAGAAGACACCAAAATCTGATAAACTTCGGGAATG GTACCTGGCCATGTTGAGGAAAGCTGCAAAGGAAAATATAGTGGTCGAACTTACTAATCTGTACGATCATTTCTTTGTCACCACTGCTGAATGTAGAGCAAAGGTAACTGCATCTAGATTGCCATACTTCGATGGGGATTATTGGCCTGGTGCTGCAGAGGACATCATCTTCCAATTGCAACAAGACGAGGATGGGAGAAAACAGCATAAGAAGGGTActttaaaaaaaactattacCAAAAGAGCTCTCAAAGCATCCGGCCAAACCGATCTATCTGGCAATGCATCGAAGGATCTGATGTTGATGCATAAA CTGGGCGAGACAATACTTCCAATGAAGGAAGACTTTATCATGGTTCACTTGCAGCGTGCATGCTCACATTGCTGCATTCTGATGTTTTCGGGAAAAAGTTGGGCTTGCAGACAGTGCAAGAATTTTCAGCTTTGTGAGAG GTGCTATGATCTTGAGAGGAAGCGCGACGACAGAGAGAGACACCCTATCAATCAAAAGGACAAGCATTTACTATATCCC GTTGAAATCAACGGTGTCCCCGATGATACCAAAGACCAAGATGAGATTCTTGAGAGTGAATTTTTTGACACGAGACAGGCTTTCCTTAGCCTTTGTCAAGGAAACCATTATCAGTATGATACCCTTCGCCGAGCTAAGCATTCCTCGATGATGGTCCTTTATCACCTCCACAATCCTACTGCTCCAGCTTTCGTGACAACATGTAATGTATGTCACCTTGATATTGAAACTGGGCAAGGTTGGCGCTGCGAGACATGCCCCGACTATGATGTATGCAATCAATGTTATTCGAAGGATGGGGGAATCGATCATCCTCATGTATTGACAAATCATCCGTCTAATGACCGTGATGCACAGAACAAAGAGGCCCGGCAGTTGAGAGTAACACAG TTGAGGAAGATGCTCGATCTCTTGGTGCACGCCTCTCAATGTCGTTCCCCGCACTGCCAATATCCAAACTGTCGCAAGGTGAAGGGACTTTTCCGACACGGTATGCTCTGCAAGGTACGCGCTTCGGGAGGTTGTGTGCTGTGCAAGAAAATGTGGTATCTCCTTCAGCTTCACGCCCGGGCATGCAAAGAATCCGAATGCAACGTACCACGATGCAG AGACTTGAAGGAGCATATGAGAAGGTTGCAACAGCAGTCCGATTCTCGACGAAGGGCTGCCGTGATGGAAATGATGAGGCAACGCGCAGCAGAGGTCGCCAGCAGTTCTTGA